One window from the genome of Streptomyces sp. NBC_00708 encodes:
- a CDS encoding response regulator transcription factor translates to MSQNRAALAVASPPVRTTTTSSPLIPQQAARVILSVRDDLQRYGLERMLGAVGAVGTCRAFAELSAAVDAVHDPRTDLLLIVPEPADLDGDSVLHRVAAYGVRVLLLLPDTRSFDLDRVASVAGASLLFSDGLDAAALGDMLGAMRAGEVRIPAALTRPLMELAGRGAREVPAAPRLTPREREALTLVVDGLSNKQIGRRLRISEHGAKRLVANILAKLNCPNRTLAAARALREGLCGHPAAPRGPLAPPAATHAPASPYENGW, encoded by the coding sequence ATGTCGCAGAACCGCGCGGCTCTAGCAGTCGCCTCTCCGCCGGTACGCACCACCACCACCAGCTCGCCGCTGATCCCGCAGCAGGCGGCCCGCGTCATCCTCTCCGTCCGCGACGACCTGCAGCGCTACGGCCTGGAGCGCATGCTCGGTGCCGTGGGAGCGGTCGGCACCTGCCGGGCCTTCGCGGAGCTGTCGGCCGCCGTGGACGCCGTCCACGACCCGCGCACCGACCTCCTGCTCATCGTCCCGGAGCCGGCGGACCTGGACGGCGACTCCGTGCTGCACCGGGTCGCCGCGTACGGGGTGCGCGTGCTGCTGCTCCTGCCGGACACCCGGTCCTTCGACCTCGACCGGGTCGCCTCCGTGGCGGGCGCGTCGCTGCTGTTCTCCGACGGCCTCGACGCGGCGGCCCTCGGCGACATGCTCGGCGCGATGCGGGCCGGCGAGGTCCGCATACCGGCGGCCCTGACCCGCCCCCTGATGGAACTGGCCGGGCGCGGCGCCCGCGAGGTCCCGGCCGCGCCCCGGCTCACCCCGCGCGAGCGCGAGGCGCTGACGCTCGTCGTGGACGGCCTCAGCAACAAGCAGATCGGCCGCCGGCTGCGGATCTCCGAGCACGGCGCGAAGCGGCTGGTCGCCAACATCCTCGCCAAGCTCAACTGCCCCAACCGCACGCTCGCCGCGGCCCGCGCCCTGCGCGAGGGCCTGTGCGGCCACCCCGCCGCCCCGCGCGGCCCCCTCGCCCCGCCGGCCGCCACCCACGCGCCGGCGTCCCCCTACGAAAACGGCTGGTGA
- a CDS encoding TetR family transcriptional regulator has protein sequence MTSDTTHTKERLLAAAKEEFAAHGIAGARVDRIAELAGVNKERIYGYFGNKQKLFDAVVGRALDELAAAVPLKGGDDPAEYVGRVYDFHRDNPVLVRLFFWEGLHYRDGVLPNEEGRRSHYEEKIAALAESFGTEASPQVAACLLSLIGLAAWPNAVPQLARLIIGPDAEAAGGLDLRAHVVAFARQALSDVPLAAPAA, from the coding sequence ATGACCTCGGACACGACCCACACCAAGGAACGGCTCCTCGCTGCGGCGAAGGAGGAATTCGCAGCTCACGGCATTGCCGGGGCGCGCGTCGACCGCATCGCGGAGCTGGCCGGCGTGAACAAGGAACGGATCTACGGCTACTTCGGCAACAAGCAGAAGCTGTTCGACGCCGTCGTGGGGCGTGCGCTGGACGAGCTGGCCGCCGCCGTCCCGCTCAAGGGCGGCGACGACCCCGCCGAGTACGTCGGCAGGGTGTACGACTTCCACCGCGACAACCCGGTCCTAGTGCGGCTCTTCTTCTGGGAGGGCCTGCACTACCGCGACGGCGTCCTGCCCAACGAGGAGGGCCGCCGCAGCCACTACGAGGAGAAGATCGCCGCCCTCGCGGAGAGCTTCGGGACCGAGGCGTCCCCGCAGGTCGCGGCCTGTCTGCTGAGCCTGATCGGGCTCGCCGCCTGGCCCAACGCGGTGCCGCAGCTGGCCCGGCTGATCATCGGCCCCGACGCGGAGGCGGCCGGCGGCCTCGACCTGCGCGCCCACGTCGTGGCCTTCGCCCGCCAGGCCCTCTCCGACGTCCCGCTCGCGGCCCCGGCGGCCTGA
- a CDS encoding histidine kinase, with protein MREPAHGRLGSRQGGPPVKRFRAYEDEVIALYHARLRGISSPLAAEQEVWVQCELQGRRVFRDCADSLEAGLTEVSDSHIAEVVDLGSARVQQGVHLTHSVRAGVILFDTVLERLLECTAGVEGAEKAYAAAIRALQQGIGRRLEVGSIAYDSFMLARVREVHDKGHRKLAREIHDQIGNSLSLAMRQLELYELHVARQNADVPKEVRAAQDAILETLAHTRELVTELRRPAITGCLEAALADFVASMGDEGVPVQLWVRGLDEWIPAPVAEEVFVMVRECLRNAFRHAEAGNIVVHIDIAPHEIQTEIIDDGLGFDVEQVLAGGRTNGLTGLQERTDLLGGTLHIGSSAGRGTHVTMWIPIKEDQALR; from the coding sequence ATGAGAGAACCGGCGCACGGCCGTCTCGGCAGCCGCCAGGGCGGCCCGCCCGTGAAACGCTTCAGGGCGTACGAGGACGAGGTGATCGCCCTCTACCACGCCCGGCTCCGCGGGATCAGCAGCCCGCTCGCCGCCGAACAAGAGGTGTGGGTGCAGTGCGAGTTACAGGGCCGCCGGGTCTTCCGTGACTGCGCCGACAGCCTGGAGGCCGGCCTGACGGAGGTCTCCGACAGCCATATCGCCGAGGTCGTCGACCTCGGCAGCGCCCGGGTCCAGCAGGGCGTCCACCTCACGCACTCGGTGCGGGCCGGTGTCATCCTCTTCGACACCGTCCTGGAACGCCTGCTGGAGTGCACCGCGGGCGTCGAGGGCGCCGAGAAGGCCTACGCGGCGGCCATCCGGGCCCTCCAGCAGGGCATCGGACGACGCCTGGAGGTCGGCTCGATCGCGTACGACTCGTTCATGCTCGCCCGGGTCCGCGAGGTGCACGACAAGGGCCACCGCAAGCTGGCCCGCGAGATCCACGACCAGATCGGCAACTCCCTCAGCCTCGCCATGCGCCAGCTGGAGCTGTACGAGCTCCACGTGGCCCGGCAGAACGCCGATGTGCCCAAGGAGGTGCGGGCGGCCCAGGACGCCATCCTGGAGACGCTGGCCCACACCAGGGAGCTGGTCACCGAACTGCGCCGCCCCGCCATCACCGGGTGCCTGGAGGCGGCCCTCGCCGACTTCGTCGCCTCCATGGGGGACGAGGGCGTCCCCGTGCAGCTGTGGGTGCGCGGTCTGGACGAGTGGATCCCGGCCCCGGTCGCGGAGGAGGTGTTCGTCATGGTCCGCGAGTGCCTGCGCAACGCCTTCCGGCACGCGGAGGCCGGCAACATCGTCGTCCACATCGACATCGCCCCGCACGAGATCCAGACCGAGATCATCGACGACGGCCTCGGCTTCGACGTGGAACAGGTCCTCGCCGGCGGCCGCACCAACGGCCTCACCGGCCTCCAGGAACGCACCGATCTGCTCGGCGGCACGCTCCACATCGGCTCCTCGGCCGGCCGGGGCACGCACGTCACCATGTGGATACCGATCAAGGAGGACCAGGCCCTCCGATGA
- a CDS encoding response regulator transcription factor, protein MSAPTTPESVRILVADDHTLLREALCDLLRSEPGFEIVAQAGNGEDAIRLAAAHRPDVVLLDIEMPRNDPPATVRRLLQGDPGLRIIVLSMYDGQQLVQELLHLGISGYLHKSTGRETLISAVRSREGGGELRTVTVSVSPDSLRAPQPAPDSAGGLSDREAEVLTLVAQAMSNRQIAVKLGIAEGTIKRHMRNIFTKLDAVSRIDAVNKAVERGLLPQPDPPRRRF, encoded by the coding sequence ATGAGCGCCCCCACCACCCCCGAATCCGTCCGCATCCTCGTCGCCGACGACCACACCCTGCTGCGCGAGGCCCTGTGCGACCTGCTGCGCTCCGAACCGGGCTTCGAGATCGTGGCCCAGGCGGGCAACGGCGAGGACGCCATCCGGCTGGCCGCCGCGCACCGCCCCGACGTCGTCCTGCTCGACATCGAGATGCCGCGCAACGACCCCCCGGCCACCGTCCGCCGGCTGCTCCAGGGCGATCCCGGCCTGCGGATCATCGTGCTGAGCATGTACGACGGCCAGCAGCTGGTGCAGGAGCTGCTGCACCTCGGCATCAGCGGCTATCTGCACAAGAGCACCGGCCGCGAGACCCTGATCTCCGCCGTGCGCTCCCGTGAGGGCGGCGGCGAGCTGCGGACCGTGACCGTCTCCGTGTCCCCCGACAGCCTGCGCGCCCCGCAGCCGGCGCCCGACAGCGCGGGCGGCCTCTCCGACCGCGAGGCCGAGGTACTGACCCTGGTGGCGCAGGCCATGAGCAACCGTCAGATCGCGGTGAAGCTCGGCATCGCCGAGGGAACCATCAAGCGGCACATGCGGAACATCTTCACCAAGCTGGACGCGGTCTCCCGGATCGACGCCGTCAACAAGGCCGTCGAACGCGGACTGCTCCCCCAGCCCGACCCGCCCCGCCGCCGCTTCTGA
- a CDS encoding UbiA family prenyltransferase yields the protein MGAYTAQINSGTPTSTLRIAGAARAAVLFVEEARVCVQIVFLMRFLAAAAVTAGGRLAGMGPELIAPGVSWVLATLFTYGINGVSDVQEDRLNRTGRPIARGDLSPTAAARLTWLSAAGSVIIALACNNVLLVTFVLAFLFLGYAYSAAPFQLKRSAAGTSGSVLLMGLLTYAAGWTAAGEGRPPGAMLVLAAAMSLWMCAVGAVTKDFSHVRGDAAAGRRTSVTAWGDTTARLVGGAGALLVGGGFLAAALTGWAALLGPAAAVLAGGGLVVAVLCRTTRGDEARGRTPYRAFMVTQHLVHLTLFAGLFLTA from the coding sequence ATGGGGGCATACACAGCGCAGATCAATTCCGGGACACCGACTTCCACCCTGCGGATCGCAGGTGCGGCACGCGCCGCCGTTCTCTTCGTCGAAGAGGCGCGCGTCTGTGTGCAGATCGTCTTTCTGATGCGTTTCCTGGCCGCCGCCGCGGTCACCGCCGGCGGCAGGCTCGCGGGTATGGGGCCGGAGCTGATCGCTCCGGGAGTCAGCTGGGTGCTGGCGACCCTCTTCACCTACGGCATCAACGGGGTGTCCGACGTCCAGGAGGACCGGCTGAACCGGACCGGGCGGCCGATCGCCCGGGGGGACCTCTCGCCGACGGCCGCCGCCCGGCTGACCTGGCTCTCCGCCGCAGGGTCCGTCATCATCGCACTGGCCTGCAACAACGTCCTGCTCGTCACCTTCGTCCTGGCCTTCCTCTTCCTCGGGTACGCCTACTCGGCCGCGCCCTTCCAGCTCAAGCGCAGCGCCGCCGGCACCTCCGGGTCCGTCCTGCTGATGGGTCTGCTGACCTACGCGGCGGGCTGGACGGCGGCGGGGGAGGGCCGGCCTCCGGGGGCGATGCTGGTGCTGGCCGCCGCGATGTCGCTGTGGATGTGTGCGGTGGGGGCCGTGACCAAGGACTTCTCCCATGTGCGGGGCGACGCTGCGGCGGGCCGGCGTACGTCGGTGACCGCCTGGGGCGACACCACCGCCCGGCTGGTGGGCGGGGCGGGCGCCCTCCTGGTCGGCGGCGGCTTCCTGGCCGCGGCACTGACCGGCTGGGCGGCCCTGCTGGGCCCGGCGGCCGCGGTGCTGGCGGGCGGGGGACTGGTGGTGGCGGTGCTCTGCCGGACCACGCGGGGCGACGAGGCCCGGGGCCGTACCCCGTACCGCGCCTTCATGGTGACCCAGCACCTGGTCCATCTGACCCTGTTCGCCGGGCTGTTCCTCACCGCCTGA